The nucleotide window GAGACCTATCTCCGAAGGTGATAAGGACCTCGTCAAGTTGTCTGAACGTCTCTTTGGCCGCACCATGGGCGAAGACGTAGTCAACCCTGAGACCGGTGAAGTGATTGGTCGCGAAGGCGAAATCATCAACCGCAAGATGTCCTTGCTCATTGACTCAGTCCTGAAGAAACCAAAGAAAGTCAAAGTAAGAAGTCCTCTTACTTGCGAAAGCCAATATGGCGTCTGCCAGAAGTGCTATGGCTGGTCTCTCACTAATAACAGACCAGTTGACCAGGGTGAAGCCATCGGTATCATCGCCGCTCAATCAATCGGTGAACCTGGTACACAGCTGACAATGCGTACATTCCACACAGGTGGTGCCGTATCCGGTGGTACATCACGTACCCAGGTCAAAGCACCAGGCAAAGGTATCTTGACCTTCAAGATTCAGAGCCGTTCAATCCGTACAGCTTACGGTGACGTCATGGAGCAGACCATCAGAGATGGTGTACTCAAAGTCACTGTTGGCGAAAAGGAACACAACATCAATGTCCCTACCGGTACTTTGATCAACTTGCCTAACAACTCAGAAGTTGTAGCAGGTCAGGTACTGGCAGAGCACGATCCGCCCGGCGTCAAGAAGAACCTGACAGAACGCGCCAGCAAAGATATCACCGCTGATATCTCTGGACGTATCATGTTCCAGGGCTTCCACTCAGACGAAAAACGCGATCGTCAAGGCAACATCTCTCGTACCGCTAACCGCGCTGGTATCATCTGGGTACTGGAAGGTGACGTATACAACCTGCCATCCGGCTCGCATGTAGTCGTCAAAGACGGTCAAGAAGTTAACGCTCTTGATGTACTGGCCGAAATTCAAATCACTTCCGAACACGGTGGTGAAGTGCGTTTTGGACCAGAACTGGAAACCGAAGTCGTTAAGGTTGGTCGCAACAAGACCCAAACCAGACTGGTCAAAGGTAAAGAACTCAACGTCATCATCGCTTCTGTTTCGGCTAACAACGCCAAGCTTGAGCCTGGTCAGAAGGGTCACCTCTGGAAGGTCAACAAGCAAAAAGAATCATTCACTATCAAAGTAGTAAATGAAGAAGTTGTCGAAAACGGCAAGATCATCGCTGAACTCGTAGACGATGGCACCAACGTAGTTAGCTGCGGCGGCGAAATCATATACGACGGTGTTGAAATCGACGATCGTCGCGTTGTCACCAAAGCCGGTAAGGTCCTCTTCGTCCCCGAAGAAGTGCACTTTATCTCCAAGGACATTTCACTGAAGATGTCTGAAACAGGCGAAACAGTGACAGCTGGACAAGAAGTCGTCAAAGACGTCTTTGCCCACATGGAAGGTATTGTCGAAATCATCGCTGATAACGACATCATCCACGAAGTCATCGTCAGACCAGGCGACCTGGTGCCAATCGGTGATCCCAGTGAAGTGAAAGTACCCGAAGGTCAAATCGTTGAGCCCGGCACCGAGATCGTTGAAGGTTATACCTACAAAGATCGCAAACTGGTCTCTATCTTCGAAAAAGAAGATGGCTCATGCTACGCCATGGTCAGACCAGTGGAAGAATACTGGATCGAACCTAGAGAGACCAAATTCAAGCACAAGTCTACTGATGACAAAATCAGCTTGCGCTCGGTCACTCAATTGCTTTTCCGCGACCGCGAAAAAGTCCGCCACATCCAGGGTGCACAGCTCACCAGAACATCCCTCGTATTGCAGATGCAAGGTCACTTGCAAACGCTCAAGGGAATTGTCGAAATGGGCGAAGATCTGCAAATCGTTGTGCAAGAAAACATCCTCTTGCGCCGTGAGCAAGATCTCAACGTCACTCTGCTCTCTGTTGAGCATGGTCAAATCATCGATGCTAAGTCAGCCGTTGCTACCACTCAGGTATTGACCAAGACATCAGCTCGAGTCCAACTCTCCAAGACAGACGAACGCCGTATCCTGCTCATCACTGAAGAACAACAGTCTCATCAGAAGATCAAAGGCACATGCCCACTCAAGGAAAATGACCTGATCAGACTCGGTGATCCACTGTCCAAATCTTCAACAGCTGGTTTGTCCGGTCAAATTGTCAGCGTCGATGGTGCTGATGTGATTATCCGTAAGGGACGTCCTTACTTGATCTCAGTCAACACCCAGTTGCAATGCGACGACGGAGCACTGGTACAACGGGGCGACTTACTGGCGACCTTGATCTTTGAACGTCAAAAGACCGGGGACATCGTGCAGGGTCTACCTAGAGTAGAAGAACTGCTCGAAGCCAGAAAGCCAAAAGAAAACGCCATCCTCTCCGAGAAAGAAGGTCGTGCTCGTATCGTCACTGAAGACGACACAACAAGACTCTATCTAGTCTTCGGTGATGGTAGCGAAGAAGAAATCGTTATTCCTCAAGGACTGAACGTCATCGTAGAAGATGGCGACCAGGTCTTCCTCGGTA belongs to Candidatus Obscuribacter sp. and includes:
- a CDS encoding DNA-directed RNA polymerase subunit beta''; translated protein: MVTGDKKNTMEFINTTVDKKKLGSLLSEVYEKFGTARTAELANSLKNLGFRYATKAGVTISIDDLDVPEAKRGLISAAEKEIEAAQKRYERGDITEVERYNKVIDTWSATTDKLTKEVVDNFDRLNPVYMMAFSGARGNISQVRQLVGMRGLMADSQGQIIDLPIKANFREGLNVTEYIISSYGARKGLVDTALKTADSGYLTRRLVDVAQDVIVREVDCNTKRGIEMRPISEGDKDLVKLSERLFGRTMGEDVVNPETGEVIGREGEIINRKMSLLIDSVLKKPKKVKVRSPLTCESQYGVCQKCYGWSLTNNRPVDQGEAIGIIAAQSIGEPGTQLTMRTFHTGGAVSGGTSRTQVKAPGKGILTFKIQSRSIRTAYGDVMEQTIRDGVLKVTVGEKEHNINVPTGTLINLPNNSEVVAGQVLAEHDPPGVKKNLTERASKDITADISGRIMFQGFHSDEKRDRQGNISRTANRAGIIWVLEGDVYNLPSGSHVVVKDGQEVNALDVLAEIQITSEHGGEVRFGPELETEVVKVGRNKTQTRLVKGKELNVIIASVSANNAKLEPGQKGHLWKVNKQKESFTIKVVNEEVVENGKIIAELVDDGTNVVSCGGEIIYDGVEIDDRRVVTKAGKVLFVPEEVHFISKDISLKMSETGETVTAGQEVVKDVFAHMEGIVEIIADNDIIHEVIVRPGDLVPIGDPSEVKVPEGQIVEPGTEIVEGYTYKDRKLVSIFEKEDGSCYAMVRPVEEYWIEPRETKFKHKSTDDKISLRSVTQLLFRDREKVRHIQGAQLTRTSLVLQMQGHLQTLKGIVEMGEDLQIVVQENILLRREQDLNVTLLSVEHGQIIDAKSAVATTQVLTKTSARVQLSKTDERRILLITEEQQSHQKIKGTCPLKENDLIRLGDPLSKSSTAGLSGQIVSVDGADVIIRKGRPYLISVNTQLQCDDGALVQRGDLLATLIFERQKTGDIVQGLPRVEELLEARKPKENAILSEKEGRARIVTEDDTTRLYLVFGDGSEEEIVIPQGLNVIVEDGDQVFLGTALTDGPPNPHDIVRLRGIEAAQKFLVDEVQSVYRSQGVDIADKHIEVIVRQMTRKVRVDESKDSILLPGELMERYYLDGEAQRMAEQGQEGATYTDVLLGITKASLNTESFISAASFQETTRILTEAAVEGKKDWLRGLKENVIIGRLIPAGTGFQGHSQPQDEETEEEDIYPPIGEGSFNVPA